The DNA sequence GTCGGAGCCGGTCTTGAGCAGGAACACCCGTTCCGCGCCCGGGATCACCTGGACCAGCCGCTCGGCCAGCTCGATCTGTGTCCGCTTGCGGAGGGTGATCGAGAAACCTTCCTCGATCTCCCGGAGGGCGGCCTCGGTCACCGCCGGGTCGGCGTGGCCGAGGATGATCGTGCCGTAGGCGAGGATGTAGTCCAGGTACTCGTTGCCGTCGGCGTCCCAGACGCGGGCGCCCCGGGCCCGTTCGCCGTAGACGGGGTAGGCACCGTCGACCAGCCGGTCGCGTTCGATGACGTAGTCCTTCTCCGACAGCGTCGCGTCCACGAGCCGGCCGCGGGCGAGCAGCTTCGCCGAGTTGTCGAGCCGGAGGGCTCCGGGCGGGTCCGCCGGGCCCGTTGAGGCCGTTGAACCTGTTGAGCTCGTTGAGTCCCTTGAGCCCGTTGAGTCCCTTGAGTTCGTCGGGTCGGTCACGGCGTGCTCCCCTCCGCGGCCGGTCGTCCGCTGTCCGTCCGGCCCGCTCGTCGTGTCGCCTGGTCCGTCGCCTGGTGCGTCGCTTGTGCCGCCGCGTCCGTCCGCCGCGTCCGTCGTGTCCGCCGGCCCGGCCGTGCTCACCGCCGGCCCCACCCCGCTCACCGGCGGCCCGGCCCGGGCCGGGCGCCGCGGACGAGCCGGCCGGGCAGCGCCCCCGTCGGCTCCCCGTCGCGGAACGTGATCTCGCCCGCGACGACCGTCGCCGCGTACCCGTCCGCCTTCTGGATCAGGCGCCCGCCGCCCGCCGGAAGGTCGTGGACGAACTCCGGCGAGCGCAGCGCGAGCCGCTCGAAGTCGATGACGTTGAGGTCCGCCCGGTAGCCGGGCCGCAGCAGCCCGCGGTCCCGCAGCCCGTACAGCCGCGCGGGCTCCCATGTCTGCTTCCGGACGACGAACTCCAGTGGCAGCCGGTCCCCCCGGCTGCGGTCGCGCGCCCAGTGCGTGAGCATCGACGTGGGGGTGCTGGCGTCGCAGATGAGCCGGCAGTGCGCGCCGGCGTCGCTCAGGCCGAGGACGGCCTGGGGGTGGAGCAGCATCTCGCGGATCGGTTCGAGCGTGTACTCGGCGTAGCCCAGCAGCGGCCGGAAGATCATGCCGCTGGTCTCCTCGGAGGTGAGGAAGTCGTAGATCAGGGCCTCGGGGTCGCGCCCGAGGCGGCGGGCGAGGGCGTCGAACGACCGGTCGGCGGCGGGCTCGTAGTCCGGCCCGGTCGCGTCCATCGGGAAGTGGCGCGCGTAGCCCTGGGGGAACAGCGCCGAGCGGGGGTCGGCGTTCTCCGGCGTCTCGCCGAGGACGCGTGCGCGCAGCGCCGGGTCGCGCATCGCCGCCCGGCGCTCGGGCGCGGGCAGGTGCGCGATCCGCTTGTAGGACGGGCGTTTATGGAACGGGTGGGTGGAGTCCAGGCTGATGACGACGCCGAACGGGCGCCCGGCCACCTGCGGGTGCAGGTCCGCGCCGTCCCGTACCGCGTCCTCCGCGATCTGGAGCAACTCCCGCCATCCGGCGGGGTTGTTGTCGTTCTGGAAGAGGCCGAACGTCACCGGCCGCCCGACCGCCGCCGACAGCCGTCGCATCCAGGTGATCTCGCCGAGCGGGTCGTCGACCTTCTCGCCGCCCGCGCCCAGCGGTACGAGCTGGAAGACGCCGGTGCCGGCCGCGCCGAGCACCCCGCCCAGGGCGAACAGCTCCTCCTCGGCGGCGAAGGTGCCGGGCACCGGGTCGCCGGTGATGGCGAGGTGGGTGAGGGTGCGGGAGGTGGAGAGGCCGAGGGCGCCGGCCTCGATCCCCTCGCGGGCGAGCGCGCACATCCGCCGCAGGTCGTCCTCGGTCGGCGGCTCGTTCGCGGCGCCCCGGTCGCCCATCACGTACGCCCGCAGCGCGCCGTGCGGGACCTGCGCGGCGACGTCCAGGACGCGCGGGACGCGCTCCACCGCGTCGAGGTACTCGGGGAACGTCTCCCACTGCCAGGTGATGCCCTCGGACAGCGAGGCGCCCGGGATGTCCTCGACGCCCTCCATCAGCCCGACGAGCCAGTCGTGCCGGTCCGGGCGGGCGGGCGCGAAGCCGACCCCGCAGTTGCCCATCACCACCGAGGTGACGCCGTGCCAGCAACTGGGCGTGAGCAGCGGGTCCCAGCTGACCTGCCCGTCGAAGTGGGTGTGGATGTCGACGAAGCCGGGGGTGACGATCCGGCCGCCGGCGTCGAGCTCCGTCCGGCCCCGGTCCGGCACCCGGCCGACCCGGGTGATCACACCCCCGTCGACGGCGACGTCGGCGCGGCGGGCGGGGATGCCGGATCCGTCGTACAGCGTGCCGTCGCGGACGATCAGGTCGTGCATGGGGGGCCGGCCTCCTCGCGCGGTGCGAGCCGGTGGCCCGCGGGGGCGAACAGCAGGTTCTCGTACGCGTAGTGGTCCCGTGGCCGGTGCGGCACGGGGGTGCCGGCGCGCAGCTCCCACGGCGCGTAGCCGGCGGCCGTCAGGGTGTCGACGAGCGTGCGGCTGGGCGGCGCGCCCGCCACCTCCAGGTCGCCCACCTCCAGCGAGACGACGGGCCGCGGCCCGGTCAGCAGGCCGCGCATCCCGGCCAGGACGTGCGCCTCCGCGCTCTCCGCGTCGATCTTCACCAGGTCCGGGGCAAGCCCCTCGGCGCGGACGTAGTCGTCGAGGGCGACCGTCTCGGCGGTGAACGGGTCGGACGGGATCCGGGCCCGGACGGCCTCGGGGAGGCGGGCCTCGAACGCCGAGTTGTAGGCGCTGTAGCCGAGGCCGTGGTCGTAGAGGACCAGTTCGTCGTGGCGCGACCAGACCGCCGCCGGCACCACCCGGGCCTGCGGGAAGCGGCCGGCGTTCCGCCGCAGGACGGTGAGCGTGGACGGCGTCGGCTCGAAGGCCCGGACCGTCCCGCCGGGGCCGACCAGGGCGGCGGCGAGCACGGTGTAGTAGCCGATGTGCGCGCCGACGTCGAGCACCGTCGCGCCGGGGCGCAGATGGGACAGGAGGAAGGCGGTGAGGTCGTAGTCGACGAAGCCGCGGCGGTGGAGGGCGACGGAGACCTCCTCGGGCAGCGCGATCGTCATCTCCTGGCCCCAGAAGGTGCGGGCGGCCGAGGGCCGCCCCTCGCCGCGGTGCCGCCGCCGGCGCAGCGCGCGGGTGCTGGGGTACGTCGTCCGGACCGGGTGGCGCAGGCGCTGTGCGAGCCCGCGGAGCCCGGTCGTGCGCGCGCGCCGGTCGAGGGCGGCCCGCCAGGCGGTCCGGTCGGTGGTGGTCATGGGCCTGGCCGCTCCAAGTCCTGGGCGTACGCGGGGGATTCGGGCCGTTCGTGGTGGTCCGGGGGTTCGGTCACCGGTATCGGCGTCCCGGGCTCGCGGCGGTCCGCGGCCAGCCCGGCCAGCTCGGCGTCCACCATGATCTGGGCGAGCCGGCGCACCGGCGTCCGCGCGGTCCAGCCGAACGCCCGGCGCGCCTTGCCCGCGTCACCGACCAGGGCGTCGACCTCCGTCGGGCGCAGGTACGCCTCGTCGTGGCGCACATGGCGGCGCCAGTCGAGGCCGACGTGGGAGAAGCAGTGCCCGGCGAACTCCCGCACGGTCGAGCCGACCCCGGTGGCCAGCACGTAGTCGTCCGGGCGGTCGAGTTGGAGCATCCGCCACATGCCCTCGACGTACTCGGGGGCGTACCCCCAGTCGCGGACGGCGTCGAGGTTGCCGAGGTAGAGGTGCTTCTCCAGGCCGGCCTTGATGCGGGCAGCGGCCCGGGCGATCTTACGGGTCACGAAGGTCTCGCCGCGGCGGGGCGACTCGTGGTTGAAGAGGATGCCGTTGACGGCGAACAGCCCGTACGCCTCACGGTAGTTGCGGGTCATCCAGTAGCCGTAGAGCTTGGCGGCGGCGTACGGGCTGCGCGGCCGGAAGGCGGTCCGCTCGTCCTGTGGCGGCGGCGCGGCGCCGAAGATCTCGGACGACGACGCCTGGTAGTAGCGGATGTCCCGGTCCCGGGAGGTCATGAGGACGGCCTCCAGCAGCCGGGTGGTGCCCATGCCGGTGATGTCGCCGGTGTTCTCCGGTTCGTCGAAGCTCACCCGGACGTGCGACTGGGCGGCCAGGTGGTACACCTCGTCGGGCCGGATCCGGCCGAGCAGCGTCACCAGGCGGCTGGCGTCGCGTACGTCGCCGTAGTGCAGGATCAGCCGCCGCCCGGCGTCGTGCGGGTCGCGGTAGATGTGGTCCAGGCGGCGGGTGTTGAAGGTCGAGCTGCGGCGGACGATGCCGTGGACCTCATAGCCCTTGTCCAGCAGCAGGTCGGCGAGGTACGAACCGTCCTGGCCGGTGATGCCGGTGATCAGCGCCCGCTTCACGGCGTTCCCCCCGGGGCCTGCCGGCCGGGCGGCGTGCCGCGTCCGGCCGCCGGATCCGTCATGTCGCCGCTCCGTCCTGCTCCGGGGGTACGGGCTCCAGGGGCACGTACCGGGGGTTGAACCGCTCGTGGACGTACACCCGTCCGGCGCCGCCGCACTCGATGACGTACTCCTTGCTGACGCACGCGGGTGCCGTCCCGCCCAGCGGCCAGACGCCGCGCGACACGGCGATCGGCTCCCGGGTCAGCGACAGGCCCATGGCCTTGAGGTAGGGGCCCAGTAACTCGTCGTCCGGCGGCACCAGTTGGCCGCACCGCCGGGCCGCGATCACGACGCGGTTGACGCTGATGACGTCCAGGGCCGGGGTGAGGATCCGCGACCGCCGGTCGACCACCAGGGCGTCGGGCGCGGCCCCCAGGACGTCGCACCCGATGTGCCGGACGCGGGCGGCGCGCACCTGCCGCTGGTGGTCGACGCGTACGCGCAGCCGTTCGCCGACGAGGGCGTCGAGCAGCACCGTCGTGGAGCCGTCCGCGCACACGAGCATCCTCGTCTGCGGTGGTGCCGAGGAGAATTCCCCGAGCCGTTCGGTCATCTCACCACCGCTTCATGACATACATATAAAAGACCGGAACCCGGGAATGCCGGCCGAAGAATGCATCTTCGGACAATCAGGTGCCAAGCAGGCTATGAGGCCGGGAAGCGGACGGTCAAGCGGCGCCCGATCGCGCAAACTTGTGCGGTCGCACGCCCCCGGGGCGACGGCGGTGCGGATTCGCTCCGGTCGCCCGGTCTTTCCCTGAGGCGTCCGCTTCTGCTTTCCTGGAAAGGGGGTTCGCGGTGCGCCGCGGGTCTCGTCGGGATGGCGGGGGAGAACCGACACCGTCGGGGCGCTGTCGGGGGTATCGGGGGGATATCGAGGGGTTATCGAGGGGGAAGGAAACGTGCGCGGTCGTCTTGTGCGTTTTGCTGATTAATCAAGGTGGTAGGGGAAAGCGGTTCCGCGTACCACCGCTCGCGGAAAGCCACCCGGCCGGCACCGGAAAGGACGCCCCATGCCCCCGGCCCTCACCCGGACCACCGTCGGCATCGTCGGCGCCGGCCCGGCCGGCCTCATGGCGTCCCACCTGCTGGCCCGGGCGGGCATCGACTCGGTGGTGGTCGACCACCGCACCCGGGCCGAGATCGGCGGCACCCAGCGGGCCGGCATCCTGGAGGCGGACAGCGCCCGCCTGCTCACCGACAGCGGCGTCTCCGACCGGGTGCGCCGCGAGGGCCGGCCGCACGCCGGGATCACCCTGCGCTTCGGCGGCGAGAGCCACCGCGTCGACTTCCGGGACCTCGTCGGCGAGAACGTATGGCTCTACCCGCAGACCGACGTGTTCGCCGACCTCGCCGCCGCCCGCGAACGCGACGGGGGAGACGTCCGCTACGGCGTGACCGGCACCCGCGTCACCGACCTCCCCACGGACCGCCCCGGCATCCTGTTCACCGACGCCGAGGGTGTGCCCCGCGAGGTGCGCTGCGCCGTCCTCGTCGGCGCGGACGGCTCGCGGGGAGTGTGCCGGCCCGCCGTCCCGGAGGCGGCGCGCACCCACTTCGTCCGCACGTACCCCTTCGCCTGGTTCGGCGTCCTCGTCCAGGCACCGCCCAGCGCCGGCGAACTCGTCTACACCCACTCCGCGCGCGGGTTCGCGCTCGTCAGCCGGCGCACGGAGTCCGTCCAGCGCCTCTACTTCCAGTGCGACCCGGACGAGGACCCCGCCGGCTGGCCGGACGACAGGATCTG is a window from the Streptomyces mobaraensis genome containing:
- the gmd gene encoding GDP-mannose 4,6-dehydratase, with product MKRALITGITGQDGSYLADLLLDKGYEVHGIVRRSSTFNTRRLDHIYRDPHDAGRRLILHYGDVRDASRLVTLLGRIRPDEVYHLAAQSHVRVSFDEPENTGDITGMGTTRLLEAVLMTSRDRDIRYYQASSSEIFGAAPPPQDERTAFRPRSPYAAAKLYGYWMTRNYREAYGLFAVNGILFNHESPRRGETFVTRKIARAAARIKAGLEKHLYLGNLDAVRDWGYAPEYVEGMWRMLQLDRPDDYVLATGVGSTVREFAGHCFSHVGLDWRRHVRHDEAYLRPTEVDALVGDAGKARRAFGWTARTPVRRLAQIMVDAELAGLAADRREPGTPIPVTEPPDHHERPESPAYAQDLERPGP
- a CDS encoding 4-hydroxybenzoate 3-monooxygenase — translated: MPPALTRTTVGIVGAGPAGLMASHLLARAGIDSVVVDHRTRAEIGGTQRAGILEADSARLLTDSGVSDRVRREGRPHAGITLRFGGESHRVDFRDLVGENVWLYPQTDVFADLAAARERDGGDVRYGVTGTRVTDLPTDRPGILFTDAEGVPREVRCAVLVGADGSRGVCRPAVPEAARTHFVRTYPFAWFGVLVQAPPSAGELVYTHSARGFALVSRRTESVQRLYFQCDPDEDPAGWPDDRIWAELQARVRGADGFALAEGPVLDRSVLRFRSFVCEPLRYGNLLLAGDAAHTVPPTGAKGLNLALSDARLLAEAVERAVAARDFRHLDAYGPRALRRTWRAQHFSYWMTNLLHRLPGATAFDERRQLGELAALVSSTAASTHLAEGYTGRVVPARRP
- a CDS encoding FkbM family methyltransferase, producing the protein MTTTDRTAWRAALDRRARTTGLRGLAQRLRHPVRTTYPSTRALRRRRHRGEGRPSAARTFWGQEMTIALPEEVSVALHRRGFVDYDLTAFLLSHLRPGATVLDVGAHIGYYTVLAAALVGPGGTVRAFEPTPSTLTVLRRNAGRFPQARVVPAAVWSRHDELVLYDHGLGYSAYNSAFEARLPEAVRARIPSDPFTAETVALDDYVRAEGLAPDLVKIDAESAEAHVLAGMRGLLTGPRPVVSLEVGDLEVAGAPPSRTLVDTLTAAGYAPWELRAGTPVPHRPRDHYAYENLLFAPAGHRLAPREEAGPPCTT
- a CDS encoding N-acyl-D-amino-acid deacylase family protein; the encoded protein is MHDLIVRDGTLYDGSGIPARRADVAVDGGVITRVGRVPDRGRTELDAGGRIVTPGFVDIHTHFDGQVSWDPLLTPSCWHGVTSVVMGNCGVGFAPARPDRHDWLVGLMEGVEDIPGASLSEGITWQWETFPEYLDAVERVPRVLDVAAQVPHGALRAYVMGDRGAANEPPTEDDLRRMCALAREGIEAGALGLSTSRTLTHLAITGDPVPGTFAAEEELFALGGVLGAAGTGVFQLVPLGAGGEKVDDPLGEITWMRRLSAAVGRPVTFGLFQNDNNPAGWRELLQIAEDAVRDGADLHPQVAGRPFGVVISLDSTHPFHKRPSYKRIAHLPAPERRAAMRDPALRARVLGETPENADPRSALFPQGYARHFPMDATGPDYEPAADRSFDALARRLGRDPEALIYDFLTSEETSGMIFRPLLGYAEYTLEPIREMLLHPQAVLGLSDAGAHCRLICDASTPTSMLTHWARDRSRGDRLPLEFVVRKQTWEPARLYGLRDRGLLRPGYRADLNVIDFERLALRSPEFVHDLPAGGGRLIQKADGYAATVVAGEITFRDGEPTGALPGRLVRGARPGPGRR